Proteins from a genomic interval of Diaminobutyricimonas aerilata:
- a CDS encoding ABC transporter permease, producing the protein MTALGRRVRRMIAERKGRFVGTVILVLVGSFYFTAATGIAGSLERMVVGFAEENRQEDLTFTTDRPLRDIPAREADLAAVIDEQSQHEVALPGAELRLLEAGTEVNTSRIMSGRDLENPGEVLLDPRFFAAQNRQLGDEITLDGRSFTVVGTVAVPNYVYILKNYHDVLPTTGFGIGVISAPDMTALRDAEGAPDPSATYSVRFTEREGLDERIDRFREQISRDGYAITEWRAADDNPRISMPWGNITSMQSMSLPVSIAFFLLSSVVVSVIVMRAVKSDSIVIGTLYALGYRRRELIRHYLIIPVLIAGLGGIAGVLLALPAVGPFVSTMLATYNLPDTVVFFTPLNLAVAVLVPVVLIGMVSLLAMRRVLRTRAADLMRGTERSARVNVLERALRLDRLPFARTFRIREQLRSIPRLVFLLLGVAAASTVMLFGLTFSNSMNTVTEKGALARYEYPLEYNFTALRNLHEDPLPEGAEPYHATRVHPEGRESATFYLTGLLPDSVGMRLKDSRGDELRRDQVNVTSPLADRLGISQGDTVRVVNELTGAAYSFRIDGIVHAYGEQFITMPLDDFNRLTGYPEGSYRTVLASHEMEFDEAELSGVLDTRDPDAFDDIGAPTGLVVGSVTAVAALIAVIILSLVTSLIIDENRSTISLLKILGYRRKEVAKLILGSTTPAVIAGFALGVPLMLVFADTLFDLVAETANMVLPVMMSPLDILISFVVIMVVYRITRWISGRRLAKVSMSEALKAE; encoded by the coding sequence GTGACGGCGCTGGGCCGGCGCGTCCGGCGGATGATCGCCGAGCGCAAGGGCCGGTTCGTCGGCACCGTCATCCTCGTGCTCGTCGGCAGCTTCTACTTCACCGCCGCCACCGGAATCGCGGGCAGCCTCGAGCGGATGGTCGTCGGGTTCGCCGAGGAGAACAGGCAGGAGGATCTCACCTTCACCACGGATCGCCCCCTTCGGGACATCCCGGCGCGGGAGGCGGACCTCGCGGCCGTGATCGACGAGCAGTCGCAGCACGAGGTCGCCCTCCCCGGCGCCGAACTCCGGCTCCTCGAAGCGGGGACGGAGGTCAACACCTCGAGGATCATGTCGGGACGCGATCTGGAGAACCCCGGGGAGGTCCTGCTCGATCCGCGGTTCTTCGCCGCGCAGAACCGGCAGCTCGGCGACGAGATCACTCTCGACGGCCGGTCCTTCACCGTCGTCGGCACGGTGGCCGTGCCGAACTACGTCTACATCCTCAAGAACTACCACGATGTCCTGCCCACCACCGGCTTCGGCATCGGCGTCATCTCGGCCCCCGACATGACGGCATTGCGGGACGCGGAGGGGGCACCGGACCCGAGCGCGACCTACAGCGTGCGCTTCACCGAGCGGGAGGGACTCGACGAGCGGATCGACCGGTTCCGCGAGCAGATCAGCCGGGACGGATACGCCATCACGGAGTGGAGGGCGGCCGACGACAACCCTCGGATCAGCATGCCGTGGGGCAACATCACGAGCATGCAGTCGATGAGCCTGCCGGTGTCGATCGCGTTCTTCCTGCTCAGCAGCGTGGTCGTCAGTGTGATCGTCATGCGGGCGGTCAAGTCCGACAGCATCGTGATCGGCACGCTCTATGCGCTCGGCTACCGGCGGCGGGAACTCATCCGGCACTACCTCATCATCCCGGTGCTGATCGCCGGCCTCGGCGGTATCGCCGGCGTGCTGCTGGCGCTGCCCGCCGTGGGACCGTTCGTCAGCACGATGCTGGCGACCTACAACCTGCCGGACACGGTTGTCTTCTTCACGCCACTGAACCTGGCGGTCGCCGTGCTCGTGCCGGTCGTGCTGATCGGCATGGTGAGCCTGCTGGCGATGCGCCGCGTGCTCCGCACGCGCGCCGCCGACCTCATGAGAGGCACCGAGCGGTCCGCGAGGGTGAACGTCCTCGAGCGCGCTCTACGGCTGGACCGGTTGCCGTTCGCGAGGACGTTCCGCATCCGCGAACAGCTGCGCAGCATCCCGCGTCTGGTGTTCCTGCTGCTCGGGGTCGCCGCGGCGTCGACGGTCATGCTGTTCGGCCTCACGTTCAGCAATTCGATGAACACCGTCACCGAGAAGGGCGCGTTGGCGCGCTACGAATACCCCCTTGAGTACAACTTCACGGCGCTGCGCAATCTGCACGAGGACCCTCTCCCCGAGGGAGCCGAGCCGTATCACGCGACCCGTGTACATCCCGAGGGCCGGGAGTCGGCCACGTTCTACCTCACGGGACTCCTGCCCGACTCGGTGGGGATGAGGCTGAAGGATTCACGAGGTGACGAACTGCGGAGGGACCAGGTGAACGTCACCTCGCCGCTCGCCGACCGTCTGGGGATCTCCCAGGGCGACACCGTGCGGGTGGTGAACGAGCTCACCGGGGCCGCCTACAGCTTCCGGATCGACGGGATCGTCCACGCCTACGGCGAGCAGTTCATCACGATGCCGCTCGACGACTTCAACCGACTGACCGGCTACCCGGAGGGGAGCTACCGCACGGTGCTCGCCAGTCACGAGATGGAATTCGACGAGGCGGAGCTCTCAGGGGTACTCGACACCCGGGATCCCGACGCCTTCGACGACATCGGCGCGCCCACGGGGCTCGTGGTCGGCTCGGTGACGGCCGTCGCGGCGCTGATCGCCGTCATCATCCTGTCGCTCGTCACGTCCCTCATCATCGACGAGAACCGCAGCACCATCTCGCTGCTGAAGATCCTCGGCTACCGCAGGAAGGAGGTGGCGAAGTTGATCCTCGGCAGCACGACCCCCGCGGTCATCGCGGGGTTCGCGCTCGGGGTGCCGTTGATGCTCGTGTTCGCGGACACGCTGTTCGACCTCGTCGCGGAGACCGCCAACATGGTGCTCCCGGTGATGATGAGCCCGCTGGACATCCTCATCAGCTTCGTCGTGATCATGGTCGTGTATCGGATCACCAGGTGGATCTCGGGACGGAGGCTCGCGAAGGTGTCGATGAGCGAGGCCCTCAAGGCCGAGTGA
- a CDS encoding DUF1048 domain-containing protein: MNTSLSWIERLVGSLDDKKQYRDYRARVSGLPADYRATADALERYLTHVGPTSDSATLLALLTDSVETLERGVERGDTVAAVVGDDPTVFADDLLARHPGESWLDGWIGTERRRLADAVRAATAGGAR, translated from the coding sequence ATGAACACTTCACTCTCCTGGATCGAGAGGCTGGTCGGCAGCCTCGACGACAAGAAGCAGTACCGGGACTACCGAGCACGCGTGTCGGGACTCCCCGCGGACTACCGCGCCACGGCCGATGCGCTCGAGCGCTACCTCACTCACGTGGGGCCCACCTCCGATTCCGCGACGCTGCTGGCGCTGCTCACCGACTCGGTCGAGACGCTCGAGCGGGGCGTCGAACGGGGCGACACCGTCGCCGCAGTCGTCGGCGACGACCCGACGGTCTTCGCCGACGACCTGCTGGCTCGGCACCCCGGCGAGAGCTGGCTGGACGGCTGGATCGGCACGGAACGACGCCGCCTCGCGGATGCGGTGCGCGCCGCGACCGCGGGAGGTGCACGATGA
- a CDS encoding ABC transporter ATP-binding protein translates to MSATAAPAIAVRGIEKSYKDLHVLRGVDLEVQRGTVFALLGSNGAGKTTLVRILATLLKADAGTASVGGLDVAKQSAQVREAISLTGQFAAVDERLTGRENLVLIARLRHLRSPGAIADELLARFSLTEAGGRKASTYSGGMRRRLDIAMSLIGNPSVIFLDEPTTGLDPEARQEVWETVRQLVGEGTTVLLTTQYLEEAEQLADRIAILHQGRIIVDGTLAELKKLLPAATVEYVEKQPTLEEVFFALTGGGTDDTTDAATAQR, encoded by the coding sequence ATGAGCGCGACGGCCGCTCCGGCCATCGCCGTCCGCGGCATCGAGAAGTCCTACAAGGACCTCCACGTGCTGCGGGGCGTCGATCTGGAGGTGCAGCGCGGCACGGTGTTCGCGCTGCTCGGATCGAACGGCGCCGGAAAGACGACCCTCGTGAGGATCCTCGCGACGCTGCTGAAGGCGGACGCGGGCACCGCGTCCGTCGGCGGCCTCGACGTCGCGAAGCAGTCCGCCCAGGTCCGCGAGGCGATCAGCCTCACGGGCCAGTTCGCGGCAGTCGACGAACGCCTGACCGGACGTGAGAACCTCGTGCTCATCGCCCGGCTCCGCCACCTGCGTTCACCCGGTGCGATCGCGGACGAACTGCTCGCCCGCTTCTCGCTCACCGAGGCCGGCGGTCGGAAGGCGTCCACCTACTCCGGCGGCATGCGCCGCCGGCTCGACATCGCCATGAGCCTCATCGGCAACCCGAGCGTGATCTTCCTCGACGAGCCCACCACGGGCCTCGACCCCGAGGCCAGGCAGGAGGTGTGGGAGACCGTACGCCAGCTCGTCGGCGAGGGCACCACCGTTCTGCTCACCACCCAGTACCTCGAGGAGGCGGAGCAGCTGGCCGACCGCATCGCGATCCTGCATCAGGGCCGCATCATCGTCGACGGCACCCTCGCCGAGCTCAAGAAGCTGCTGCCTGCCGCGACCGTCGAGTACGTCGAGAAGCAGCCCACCCTCGAGGAGGTGTTCTTCGCCCTCACCGGCGGGGGCACCGACGACACGACAGACGCCGCGACGGCGCAGAGATAG
- a CDS encoding ABC transporter permease, with product MTKHFLGDTAVLTGRSLTHIVRSPDTIITTAVTPIAIMLLFVYVFGGAIDIGGATESYVGYLLPGILLITVASGISYTAYRLFLDMQGGIFERFQSMPISRASVLWAHVLTSLIANLVSLALVVGVALIMGFRTGADVGAWLAVLGIMALFTLALTWLAVIPGLTASSVEGASAFSYPLIFLPFISSAFAPTESMPGPVRWFAENQPVTSIVDSIRAIFSGQPVGGDLWVALAWCLGILVVAFAFAMATYRRKIS from the coding sequence ATGACCAAGCACTTCCTCGGCGACACCGCCGTGCTCACCGGGCGCTCGCTCACGCACATCGTGCGCAGCCCGGACACCATCATCACGACCGCGGTGACCCCGATCGCGATCATGCTGCTGTTCGTCTACGTGTTCGGAGGTGCCATCGACATCGGCGGCGCGACCGAATCGTACGTCGGGTACCTGCTGCCGGGCATCCTGCTGATCACCGTCGCGTCGGGGATCTCCTACACGGCGTACCGGCTGTTCCTCGACATGCAGGGCGGCATCTTCGAACGGTTCCAGTCCATGCCGATCTCGCGGGCCTCCGTGCTCTGGGCGCACGTGCTGACCTCGCTCATCGCGAACCTCGTGTCGCTCGCGCTCGTGGTGGGCGTGGCGCTGATCATGGGGTTTCGCACCGGAGCCGATGTCGGCGCGTGGCTCGCGGTGCTCGGCATCATGGCCTTGTTCACCCTCGCCCTGACCTGGCTCGCCGTGATCCCGGGCCTGACCGCGAGCTCGGTCGAGGGGGCCAGCGCGTTCTCGTACCCGCTGATCTTCCTTCCCTTCATCAGCTCCGCTTTCGCTCCCACGGAATCGATGCCCGGCCCCGTGCGCTGGTTCGCCGAGAACCAGCCGGTCACCTCGATCGTCGACTCGATCCGCGCGATCTTCTCCGGGCAGCCGGTCGGCGGGGACCTGTGGGTCGCCCTCGCCTGGTGTCTCGGCATCCTCGTGGTCGCGTTCGCCTTCGCCATGGCGACGTACCGGCGGAAGATCTCCTGA
- a CDS encoding MerR family transcriptional regulator, which yields MLTISQLAAYAGVTVRAVRHYHQIGLLPEPERDRSGYRRYGAHAVVSLVKIATLADAGVPLSEIGDLVEADEETFAAAVRRIDRRLSDEIARLERSRTSIAELAAGDALLLPREVVAYLDRLRELGVSGPVLAGERDGWILMAARWPDRVRDWMPGKLASLDDPRIVRLYRVLSLLFDKSELDEPLMNEAADLMAELAEQAYEADYNTAQEAQEDAVPFDLLELLALETDPRATRMVELMRERGWEGWTRLEKVEPRATPR from the coding sequence GTGCTGACCATCAGTCAATTGGCCGCGTACGCCGGAGTGACCGTGCGGGCCGTGCGCCACTATCACCAGATCGGACTGCTGCCGGAGCCCGAGCGCGATCGCTCGGGCTACCGGCGGTACGGCGCACACGCCGTCGTGTCTCTCGTGAAGATCGCCACACTCGCCGACGCGGGCGTGCCGCTGTCGGAGATCGGCGATCTGGTCGAGGCGGATGAGGAGACGTTCGCGGCAGCCGTCCGGCGCATCGACAGACGCCTCAGCGACGAGATCGCCCGCCTCGAGCGCAGCCGCACCTCGATCGCGGAACTGGCGGCGGGGGATGCGCTCCTGCTGCCGCGGGAGGTCGTCGCCTACCTCGACCGGCTGCGGGAGCTCGGCGTGTCGGGACCGGTGCTGGCCGGCGAGCGCGACGGCTGGATCCTGATGGCGGCCCGATGGCCCGACCGGGTGCGGGACTGGATGCCGGGCAAGCTCGCCTCGCTCGACGACCCCCGCATCGTGCGGCTCTACCGTGTGCTCTCGCTGCTCTTCGACAAGAGCGAACTCGACGAGCCGCTCATGAACGAGGCGGCTGATCTCATGGCGGAGCTCGCTGAGCAGGCCTACGAGGCGGACTACAACACGGCCCAGGAAGCCCAGGAGGACGCGGTGCCGTTCGATCTGCTCGAGCTGCTGGCGCTCGAGACCGATCCACGCGCGACGCGGATGGTAGAGCTGATGCGCGAACGCGGCTGGGAGGGGTGGACCCGCCTCGAGAAGGTCGAGCCGCGCGCGACACCGAGGTAG
- a CDS encoding 1,4-dihydroxy-2-naphthoate polyprenyltransferase, with amino-acid sequence MVARQQRIDPRKVNRATRPQAKGGRKSGPPPVRKATAADWIAGARIRTLPLAIAPVALGSACAYLLSMPGVHWVRALLCLAVALLLQIAVNYANDYSDGVRGTDNHRVGPSRLTGSGAAKPRTVLTVALVFFGLAALAGLAVVVLGQQWWLVAVGAACLVAGWFYTGGKRPYGYYGLGEVFVFIFFGLVATLGTMYVQVGEVSLEAWLCAAAIGSISCAVLVVNNIRDREQDALAGKRTLTVLIGDRASRILFTVLLVLVPFGILVFFAIFYVNAYLVYFVLLAAIPAAVITLFAKTPPELIVALRLATVTALTFGLGLAAAIAF; translated from the coding sequence GTGGTAGCACGACAGCAGCGCATCGACCCCCGGAAGGTGAACCGCGCGACGCGGCCGCAGGCGAAGGGCGGACGCAAGTCCGGGCCTCCTCCGGTGCGCAAGGCGACCGCCGCCGACTGGATCGCCGGCGCGCGCATCCGCACCCTCCCGCTCGCGATCGCGCCGGTCGCTCTCGGCAGCGCGTGCGCGTACCTGCTGAGCATGCCCGGTGTGCACTGGGTGCGCGCGCTGCTCTGCCTCGCCGTCGCGCTCTTGCTGCAGATCGCCGTCAACTACGCCAACGACTACTCCGACGGCGTGCGCGGCACCGACAATCACCGCGTCGGTCCGTCACGGCTCACCGGATCGGGTGCCGCGAAGCCGCGCACCGTGCTCACGGTCGCGCTCGTGTTCTTCGGTCTCGCGGCGCTCGCCGGCCTCGCCGTCGTGGTGCTCGGCCAGCAATGGTGGCTCGTCGCCGTCGGCGCCGCCTGCCTCGTCGCGGGCTGGTTCTACACGGGAGGCAAGCGCCCCTACGGCTATTACGGCCTCGGCGAGGTGTTCGTCTTCATCTTCTTCGGACTCGTCGCGACCCTCGGCACGATGTACGTGCAGGTCGGAGAGGTGTCGCTCGAGGCGTGGCTGTGCGCCGCCGCCATCGGGTCGATCTCGTGCGCGGTGCTCGTCGTCAACAACATCCGCGATCGTGAGCAGGATGCCCTCGCGGGCAAGCGAACGCTGACGGTGCTCATCGGCGATCGCGCCTCGCGCATCCTGTTCACCGTGCTGCTCGTGCTGGTGCCGTTCGGCATCCTGGTGTTCTTCGCGATCTTCTACGTGAACGCGTACCTCGTGTACTTCGTGCTGCTCGCGGCGATCCCCGCCGCGGTCATCACCCTCTTCGCGAAGACACCGCCGGAGTTGATCGTGGCACTACGGCTCGCGACCGTCACCGCTCTGACGTTCGGGCTGGGCCTCGCCGCCGCGATCGCCTTCTGA
- a CDS encoding DUF4229 domain-containing protein: MKRPGLLYGALRVGLFAVVFTVLMLVGLDWWLSAPIAAIVGLCIAYVFFGRLRDAAAAEFRARREKPPVDDDEDAEDALATPRAPGSAPSEGDRGGEAQPERQSGDGREP; this comes from the coding sequence GTGAAACGACCCGGTCTCCTCTACGGCGCACTGCGCGTGGGCCTGTTCGCGGTCGTGTTCACCGTGCTCATGCTGGTCGGTCTCGACTGGTGGCTCTCGGCCCCCATCGCCGCCATCGTCGGCCTATGCATCGCGTACGTGTTCTTCGGTCGGCTGCGCGACGCGGCGGCGGCGGAGTTCCGAGCCCGCCGCGAGAAGCCGCCGGTCGACGACGACGAGGACGCCGAGGATGCGCTCGCGACGCCGCGCGCGCCGGGGAGCGCCCCGTCAGAAGGCGATCGCGGCGGCGAGGCCCAGCCCGAACGTCAGAGCGGTGACGGTCGCGAGCCGTAG
- a CDS encoding PLDc N-terminal domain-containing protein: MARLLVVLPFLVLVTMVWAIVDLIMIDESRVRGVNKLVWALIIILLPVIGAALWFFLGRERGGKRPASRQVAPDDDPAFLERLNRDSEERIRKLEQELADLDDDPPATKE; this comes from the coding sequence ATGGCCCGGCTACTGGTCGTTCTCCCGTTCCTCGTCCTCGTGACGATGGTGTGGGCGATCGTCGATCTCATCATGATCGATGAGTCGCGCGTGCGCGGGGTGAACAAGCTCGTGTGGGCTCTCATCATCATCCTCCTCCCGGTGATCGGGGCGGCGCTGTGGTTCTTCCTCGGTCGCGAACGCGGCGGCAAGCGCCCCGCCTCGCGCCAGGTCGCCCCGGATGACGACCCCGCATTCCTGGAGCGTCTGAACCGCGACAGCGAGGAGCGCATCCGCAAGCTCGAGCAGGAGCTCGCCGACCTCGACGATGACCCGCCCGCGACCAAGGAGTGA
- the menD gene encoding 2-succinyl-5-enolpyruvyl-6-hydroxy-3-cyclohexene-1-carboxylic-acid synthase, with protein sequence MTRPRPRSESPATDFSVALLDEFVRLGVRDLVLCPGSRSQALALAAAEFERLGALTLHVRIDERVAGFVALGLAAESRRPVLVVSTSGTAVANLHPAVLEAHHSGVPVIVLSADRPDELRGIGANQTTEQRGIFGPQIPTTDVPAPTGAEREPEYAARIARDAVASARGAVHVNLSFREPLSAAITLDGVDTEWTAPASATPIEPVALEPAAGTVVVAGHDAGDAAERLARELGAPLLAEVSSGARFGPNLVVAYRELLAEPGFGDEVRRAIVVGHPTLSREIPALLHRPDVEVVVVRGRTSEPYDPGRTARIVDAIAVHGEPERSWARPWVGRWVAASRMLLEQPSTAPPIDASRSSTPAEQSAYAKHVLAELRRPVDRRMLVEAVWAATWPHDRLVLGASRLIREADRVVPGKRIRVHANRGLAGIDGTVSTATGIDLAVGAEREAAGAARGVTRVLLGDLTLLHDQGGLGLVPGEPTPRLQVIVGNDGGGTIFDGLEVAASADTAALERVMLTPQRVDLAALAAAHGWEYRRAATRSELDQALTASELPVLIEVPLER encoded by the coding sequence ATGACCCGCCCGCGACCAAGGAGTGAGTCGCCCGCCACCGACTTCTCGGTGGCCCTGCTCGACGAATTCGTGCGTCTCGGTGTGCGCGACCTCGTGCTCTGCCCCGGTTCGCGCTCGCAAGCGCTCGCGCTCGCGGCGGCGGAGTTCGAGCGGCTCGGCGCGCTGACGCTGCACGTGCGGATCGACGAGCGGGTCGCCGGGTTCGTGGCGCTCGGTCTCGCCGCGGAATCGCGTCGACCCGTGCTCGTGGTGAGCACCTCCGGCACCGCCGTAGCGAACCTGCACCCGGCCGTGCTCGAGGCGCACCACTCCGGTGTTCCGGTGATCGTGCTGAGCGCGGACCGGCCGGATGAGTTGCGCGGCATCGGTGCGAACCAGACGACGGAGCAGCGCGGCATCTTCGGCCCGCAGATCCCGACGACCGACGTTCCGGCGCCGACCGGGGCGGAGCGCGAACCGGAGTACGCGGCCCGCATCGCGCGCGACGCGGTGGCGTCGGCGCGCGGCGCAGTGCACGTGAACCTGTCGTTCCGCGAACCGCTGTCGGCCGCGATCACGCTCGACGGCGTCGACACGGAGTGGACGGCCCCCGCATCCGCCACCCCGATCGAACCCGTCGCCCTCGAACCCGCGGCCGGCACCGTCGTCGTCGCCGGACACGACGCCGGCGACGCGGCGGAACGACTCGCCCGCGAGCTGGGTGCGCCGCTGCTCGCCGAGGTGTCGAGCGGGGCCCGGTTCGGCCCGAACCTCGTCGTCGCCTATCGGGAGCTGCTCGCCGAGCCGGGGTTCGGCGACGAGGTGCGACGCGCGATCGTGGTCGGGCATCCGACGCTGAGCCGCGAGATCCCCGCTCTGCTGCACCGCCCCGACGTCGAGGTCGTCGTCGTGCGCGGGCGTACGAGCGAACCGTACGACCCGGGCCGCACCGCGCGCATCGTCGACGCGATCGCTGTGCACGGTGAGCCCGAGCGGTCCTGGGCACGCCCGTGGGTCGGACGCTGGGTCGCGGCGTCGCGGATGCTGCTCGAACAGCCCTCGACGGCACCCCCGATCGACGCGTCCCGGTCGAGCACCCCGGCCGAGCAGTCCGCCTACGCGAAGCACGTGCTCGCCGAGCTGCGCCGTCCGGTGGACCGGCGGATGCTCGTCGAGGCGGTGTGGGCAGCCACCTGGCCGCACGACCGGCTCGTGCTCGGCGCGTCACGGCTCATCCGCGAAGCCGATCGTGTTGTGCCCGGCAAGCGCATCCGCGTGCACGCCAACCGCGGTCTCGCCGGCATCGACGGCACCGTCTCGACCGCGACGGGCATCGACCTCGCTGTCGGCGCCGAACGGGAAGCGGCCGGTGCCGCTCGCGGGGTGACGCGCGTGCTGCTCGGCGACCTGACCCTGCTGCACGACCAGGGTGGGCTCGGGCTCGTGCCCGGGGAGCCGACGCCCCGACTGCAGGTCATCGTCGGGAACGACGGCGGCGGCACGATCTTCGACGGACTCGAGGTCGCGGCGAGCGCCGACACCGCCGCGCTCGAGCGGGTCATGCTCACCCCGCAGCGGGTCGACCTCGCGGCGCTCGCCGCCGCGCACGGGTGGGAGTACCGACGCGCCGCCACCCGCAGCGAACTCGACCAGGCGCTCACCGCATCCGAACTGCCGGTGCTCATCGAGGTGCCGCTCGAGCGCTGA
- a CDS encoding PPK2 family polyphosphate kinase, with the protein MLDELRVRPGLDLARIDPHSTPGWTDGRAAAEQTMHDQLDELSELQEKLFAHGRQGGTRRVLLVLQAMDTAGKGGVVRHVVGAVDPQGVRIASFGAPTPEELEHDFLWRIRAQLPQAGKIGVFDRSHYEDLLVPAVRQGRSEDELADRVTAIRDFEAELAAEGTVVRKVMLHISRDEQKERLRKRLERADKHWKYNPHDLEDRARWDRFQAAYRWMLQATDADEAPWYVVPADRKWFARFAVHTILLEALRGLDLDWPEADFDVEAEKRRLEAS; encoded by the coding sequence ATGTTGGATGAACTGCGTGTGCGCCCCGGCCTCGACCTCGCCCGAATCGACCCGCACTCGACCCCCGGCTGGACGGACGGCCGCGCCGCCGCGGAGCAGACGATGCACGACCAGCTCGACGAGCTGTCGGAGCTGCAGGAGAAACTGTTCGCCCACGGCCGGCAGGGCGGCACCCGGCGGGTGCTGCTCGTGCTGCAGGCGATGGACACGGCCGGAAAGGGCGGAGTGGTGCGGCACGTCGTCGGTGCGGTCGATCCGCAGGGCGTGCGCATCGCGTCGTTCGGGGCGCCGACACCGGAGGAACTCGAACACGACTTCCTCTGGCGCATCCGGGCCCAGCTACCGCAGGCGGGCAAGATCGGCGTCTTCGACCGCTCGCACTACGAAGACCTGCTCGTGCCGGCGGTGCGGCAGGGACGCTCCGAGGACGAGCTCGCCGACCGCGTCACCGCCATCCGGGACTTCGAGGCCGAGCTCGCCGCCGAGGGCACCGTCGTGCGCAAGGTGATGCTGCACATCTCGCGCGACGAGCAGAAGGAGCGACTGCGCAAGCGGCTCGAGCGCGCCGACAAGCACTGGAAGTACAACCCGCACGACCTCGAGGACCGGGCCCGGTGGGACCGCTTCCAGGCCGCGTACCGCTGGATGCTGCAGGCGACGGATGCGGACGAGGCCCCCTGGTACGTCGTGCCGGCCGATCGCAAGTGGTTCGCCCGCTTCGCCGTGCACACGATCCTGCTCGAGGCGCTGCGCGGTCTCGACCTCGACTGGCCCGAGGCGGACTTCGACGTGGAGGCAGAGAAGCGCCGTCTCGAGGCGAGCTGA
- a CDS encoding isochorismate synthase gives MSNSPVSTLTDLHLPALTARSRPCDEIDDLLPYADPRHPLVFLRRGDGIVGVGEALRLEFHGPRRISDAADAWRRVVATATIDDQVRRAGSGLIAFGSFAFADHSAESSVLVVPRMLFGRREGVCWVTEVSGGGGYASSRPRPIGSAGAVRLSAGTPSPEGFVAAVGEAVDRIRSGELSKVVLARSLTGRLPDTADRRAVLASLATAYPDTWTHAVDGLFGSSPETLVSVHNRTVTARVLAGSTARGEDAAADRARATALATSSKDLGEHGYALRSVLGALRPFSTGVAASEQPFTLKLPNLWHLASDVEGTLAGSATVLDLVAALHPTAAVAGSPREVALRTIADLERHDRGRYAGPVGWVDEEGDGDWAIALRGAQLSDDGMVTAFAGAGIVAESVPERELAETSLKFRPVLDALA, from the coding sequence GTGAGCAACTCCCCCGTGTCGACGCTCACCGACCTGCACCTGCCGGCCCTCACCGCGAGGTCGCGGCCGTGCGATGAGATCGACGATCTGCTCCCCTACGCCGACCCGCGGCATCCGCTGGTGTTCCTGCGTCGCGGCGACGGCATCGTCGGGGTGGGTGAGGCGCTGCGGCTGGAGTTCCACGGCCCGCGCCGCATATCGGATGCCGCGGACGCCTGGCGCCGCGTCGTCGCCACCGCGACCATCGACGACCAGGTGCGTCGCGCCGGATCCGGCCTCATCGCGTTCGGCAGTTTCGCGTTCGCCGACCACTCGGCCGAGTCGAGCGTGCTCGTCGTGCCGCGGATGCTGTTCGGGCGTCGCGAGGGCGTGTGCTGGGTGACCGAGGTCTCCGGGGGCGGCGGATACGCGTCGTCGCGTCCGCGGCCGATCGGCTCGGCCGGCGCCGTGCGACTCTCCGCCGGGACACCCTCGCCCGAGGGATTCGTCGCGGCCGTCGGCGAGGCCGTCGACCGCATCCGCTCGGGCGAGCTCAGCAAGGTCGTGCTCGCCCGGTCGCTGACCGGTCGGCTGCCCGACACCGCCGACCGCCGGGCCGTGCTCGCCTCCCTCGCCACCGCCTACCCGGACACCTGGACCCACGCCGTCGACGGCCTGTTCGGCTCGAGCCCCGAGACGCTCGTGAGCGTGCACAACCGCACCGTCACCGCCCGGGTACTCGCGGGCAGCACCGCCCGAGGTGAGGACGCGGCGGCCGATCGCGCGCGGGCGACCGCGCTCGCCACCTCGAGCAAGGACCTCGGCGAGCACGGCTACGCGCTGCGCAGCGTGCTCGGCGCGCTGCGTCCGTTCAGCACCGGCGTCGCGGCGAGCGAGCAGCCGTTCACTCTCAAGCTGCCGAACCTGTGGCACCTCGCGAGCGACGTCGAGGGCACCCTCGCCGGTAGCGCGACGGTGCTCGACCTCGTCGCCGCACTGCATCCGACCGCCGCGGTCGCCGGCTCTCCGCGCGAGGTGGCCCTGCGGACGATCGCGGACCTCGAACGGCACGACCGCGGTCGCTATGCCGGACCGGTCGGCTGGGTCGACGAGGAGGGCGACGGCGACTGGGCGATCGCGCTGCGCGGGGCGCAGCTCTCCGACGACGGCATGGTCACGGCGTTCGCCGGGGCGGGGATCGTCGCCGAGTCGGTACCGGAACGCGAGCTCGCGGAGACGAGCCTCAAGTTCCGCCCGGTGCTCGACGCCCTCGCCTGA